The following proteins are co-located in the Fusobacteria bacterium ZRK30 genome:
- a CDS encoding helix-turn-helix transcriptional regulator, with translation MPEDRLNKISCSNYKCEIELTLEIISGKWKALILWNLGNYGTIRFNEFKRRIPGITQKMLTQQLRDLENNKLVSRKVYPQVPPMVEYSLTELGERLMPILEEMDKWGKDYIDLR, from the coding sequence ATGCCAGAAGATAGATTAAATAAGATAAGTTGTAGTAATTATAAGTGTGAGATTGAGCTAACCCTTGAAATAATAAGTGGGAAATGGAAAGCACTGATTTTATGGAATTTGGGGAACTATGGGACCATAAGGTTCAATGAATTTAAAAGACGTATCCCAGGGATAACTCAAAAGATGCTGACACAGCAGCTGAGAGATCTTGAAAATAATAAGCTGGTAAGTAGAAAGGTATACCCGCAAGTTCCTCCCATGGTGGAGTATTCACTGACAGAGTTAGGTGAAAGACTTATGCCGATCTTAGAAGAGATGGATAAATGGGGAAAAGACTATATAGATTTAAGATAA
- a CDS encoding glycosyltransferase, translating into MMMVTVLMPVYNASEFLRETMDSILDQTYEEFEFLIINDGSTDSSVNIIESYEDERIRLVHNTENIGLIKTLNKGIETAHGKYIVRMDADDIAEKNRIETQVNFMENNSDVAVAGSNGMMFLSNKPMIKKPTDFPTRYSEIRCKLLFESPIMHPAVIMRKSVLLEDNYRYRDEYKATEDYGLWMEIAKDHKVVNISQKLLRYRIVSSSITNQALKRMNDRIKIMKKIYILGLDYLGVEYSEDELDIHAEIALSSTLKHFQYTKRSVEKWLSKLIVVNNSTGRFKSEIFNREIAEQYFRVCVYNGAYVDYKNSKFANYNPKSFFTYMKLKSAVRIKQMVR; encoded by the coding sequence ATGATGATGGTAACAGTATTAATGCCTGTATATAATGCAAGTGAATTTTTAAGGGAAACAATGGACAGTATTTTAGATCAAACGTATGAGGAGTTTGAATTTTTGATAATCAATGACGGGTCTACAGATTCAAGTGTAAATATAATTGAATCCTATGAAGACGAAAGGATAAGACTGGTTCATAACACAGAAAACATAGGATTAATAAAAACATTGAATAAAGGGATAGAGACAGCTCACGGAAAATATATTGTCCGGATGGATGCTGATGATATAGCGGAAAAAAACAGAATAGAAACTCAGGTAAACTTTATGGAAAATAATTCTGATGTAGCAGTGGCAGGATCCAATGGAATGATGTTTTTATCCAATAAACCTATGATAAAAAAACCGACAGACTTTCCTACAAGATACAGTGAGATCAGATGTAAACTCCTCTTTGAAAGCCCGATAATGCATCCAGCTGTAATAATGAGAAAAAGTGTGTTATTAGAAGATAATTATAGATATAGGGATGAATATAAGGCCACAGAAGATTATGGATTGTGGATGGAGATAGCCAAGGATCATAAGGTCGTAAATATATCTCAAAAATTATTGAGATACAGAATAGTATCCAGCAGTATAACCAATCAGGCACTAAAAAGAATGAATGACAGAATAAAGATAATGAAAAAAATATATATTCTGGGACTGGATTATTTGGGAGTTGAATATAGTGAAGATGAGCTGGATATCCATGCAGAAATAGCCCTCTCTTCTACTTTAAAACATTTTCAATACACTAAGAGAAGTGTTGAAAAATGGCTTTCTAAATTAATAGTTGTAAACAACTCTACCGGTAGATTTAAGTCAGAAATTTTTAATAGAGAGATAGCGGAACAGTATTTTAGAGTTTGTGTGTACAATGGAGCCTATGTAGATTATAAAAACAGTAAATTTGCTAACTATAATCCTAAGAGTTTCTTTACGTATATGAAGTTAAAAAGTGCCGTCAGGATAAAACAGATGGTAAGATAA
- a CDS encoding glycosyltransferase, translated as MKKKKILFYYSIFLNGGIERVFVNILNNLDLKKYEVVLLNTNNRSTFHLKDEIRRINLDKKRAREGVIESIQVMRREDPDIIIAGGCINNLTILLAKKIFRMKAKVIFSLHAIDRTAVRKKIIKWFYPVADKVVGINRGSIDLTIKISGVKLREDKIEIINNPVVDENMMKMSKEEVSHKWLDGNHKVFTTIGRLSWEKTQDVMIHALNEIKDKSVKLLIIGEGPEEEKHRELVKKLKLEDRVDFIGHQINPFKYISKCDGFLLSSKTEGFGMVLVEAMACKIPVISTRSMARSEDVILDGKTGLLCDVGDYREMARLMKLLLDNKGLKSELIKSSYETVEKFSVKESVKKYEELFDGL; from the coding sequence ATGAAAAAGAAAAAGATCTTATTTTATTACTCCATATTTTTAAATGGAGGAATAGAGAGAGTTTTTGTAAATATATTAAATAACTTAGATTTAAAAAAATATGAAGTGGTACTTTTGAATACCAATAACAGATCTACATTTCATCTGAAGGATGAGATCAGGAGGATAAATTTAGATAAAAAAAGGGCCCGGGAGGGTGTGATTGAATCTATCCAGGTGATGAGGCGAGAAGATCCTGATATTATCATAGCTGGAGGGTGTATAAATAACCTGACTATCCTACTGGCTAAAAAAATATTTAGGATGAAAGCCAAGGTGATATTTTCCCTCCATGCTATAGACAGAACTGCAGTCAGAAAAAAAATAATTAAGTGGTTTTACCCCGTGGCAGATAAGGTGGTCGGAATAAATCGTGGAAGTATCGACTTGACTATAAAAATATCTGGGGTAAAATTAAGAGAGGATAAAATTGAGATCATAAACAATCCTGTAGTGGATGAAAATATGATGAAGATGTCAAAGGAAGAGGTATCCCACAAGTGGCTGGATGGAAATCATAAAGTTTTTACCACAATAGGGAGGTTATCGTGGGAAAAAACACAGGATGTTATGATCCATGCCTTGAATGAAATAAAGGATAAAAGTGTAAAGCTGCTGATAATAGGAGAGGGACCTGAGGAAGAAAAACATCGTGAACTGGTTAAAAAATTAAAATTAGAAGACCGGGTGGATTTTATAGGGCATCAAATAAACCCATTTAAATATATATCCAAGTGTGACGGCTTCTTATTGTCTTCAAAAACCGAAGGGTTTGGGATGGTATTGGTAGAAGCTATGGCCTGCAAGATACCTGTGATATCTACAAGATCCATGGCCAGATCTGAGGATGTAATCTTAGATGGAAAGACAGGGTTACTGTGTGATGTAGGAGATTATAGAGAGATGGCCAGATTGATGAAACTCCTCTTAGACAATAAGGGTTTAAAATCCGAACTAATAAAGAGTTCATATGAGACTGTAGAAAAATTTAGTGTGAAGGAGTCGGTGAAAAAATACGAAGAATTATTTGATGGGTTATAA